The Mobula hypostoma unplaced genomic scaffold, sMobHyp1.1 scaffold_36, whole genome shotgun sequence genome window below encodes:
- the LOC134341618 gene encoding zinc finger protein 235-like, which yields MAHKRVHTEEGPFTCSDCGKGFTQSSQLLIHLSVHTAERDFTCSDCGKRFPHSSTLQRHQRVNTGERLFICSVCGKRFSRSSHLQSHQQVHTGEKLFTCSDCGKGFTRSSNLQRHQRVHTGERLFICSVCGKRFSRSSHLQSHQRVHTGEKPFTCSDCGKRFTESSTLLAHQSLHTGEWRFTCSECGKGFSQSSKLLAHQSVHTGEWPFTCCECGKGFTWSSKLLAHQRVHTGERLFTCCECEKEFAQPSDLQIHQRVHTGERPFTCCECGKAFTRSSHLLRHQRVHPG from the coding sequence atggctcacaAGCGAGTCCACACTGAGGAggggccattcacctgctcggactgtgggaagggattcactcagtcatctcaactacTGATACATCTGTCAGTTCACACTGCAGAGAGGgatttcacctgctcagactgtgggaagagattccctCACTCTTCcaccctacagagacatcagcgagttaacactggggagaggctgttcatctgctcagtctgtgggaagagattctctcggtcatcccacctacagagtcatcagcaagttcacactggggagaagctgttcacctgctcagactgtgggaagggattcactcgatcatccaacctacagagacaccagcgagttcacactggggagaggctgttcatctgctcagtctgtgggaagagattctctcggtcatcccacctacagagtcatcagcgagttcacactggggagaagccgttcacctgctcagactgtggaaagcGATTCACTGAATCATCCACCCTATTGGCACACCAGTcacttcacactggggagtggcgatttacctgctcagaatgtgggaaaggattcagtcAGTCTTCCaaactactggcacaccagtcagttcacaccggggagtggccattcacctgctgtgaatgtgggaagggattcacttggtcatccaaattactggcacaccagcgagttcacactggggagaggctgttcacctgctgtgaatgtgagAAGGAATTCGCACAACCATCTGATCTACagatacaccagcgagttcacaccggggagaggccgttcacctgctgtgaatgtgggaaggcatTCACACGATCATCTCATCTactgagacaccagcgagttcacccTGGGTAG